In Flagellatimonas centrodinii, a single window of DNA contains:
- a CDS encoding RluA family pseudouridine synthase — MTQNRSQVRKVRISRNEDGQRIDNFLLKQLPGVPKSHVYQLLRSGQVRVDGGRAKAERKLVEGQEVRIPPVRQAEPGETPRPPDDLMQRLRAAVIHEDAHYLAVSKPAGLASHSGSGVTFGVIEVARAWGLHPWLELAHRLDRDTSGVLLLAKDRPALLRAQRALKAGTVTKRYFALLIGRWRGEDRDVTAALLRSQAEAGERKMVIDDDDGKPSHSRFSPRVRYRDATLMEVQIFSGRTHQIRVHAAALGHPVVGDDKYGEKDQNRPFRERGLKRMFLHSHLLELPADGTFPKLLISSPLTAELNDALNGLPTAGPPRAGRPGRSRGR; from the coding sequence TTGACACAGAATCGTAGCCAAGTCCGCAAGGTGCGCATCAGTCGCAACGAAGACGGACAGCGCATTGACAATTTCCTTCTGAAACAGCTGCCTGGCGTGCCAAAGTCGCATGTCTACCAGCTGCTGCGGTCGGGCCAGGTACGGGTCGACGGCGGCCGCGCCAAGGCCGAGCGCAAGCTGGTCGAAGGTCAGGAGGTGCGGATCCCGCCGGTGCGTCAGGCAGAGCCTGGCGAGACACCACGGCCCCCCGATGACCTGATGCAGCGCCTGCGGGCGGCAGTGATCCACGAAGATGCGCACTACCTGGCCGTCTCGAAGCCCGCCGGATTGGCCTCCCACTCCGGAAGTGGTGTCACCTTCGGGGTGATCGAGGTGGCGCGGGCCTGGGGCTTGCACCCCTGGCTGGAACTGGCGCATCGCCTCGACCGCGATACCAGCGGCGTGCTGCTGCTGGCCAAGGACCGCCCGGCACTGTTGCGGGCGCAGCGGGCACTCAAGGCCGGCACGGTGACCAAACGCTACTTCGCCCTGTTGATCGGGCGCTGGCGCGGAGAAGACCGCGACGTGACGGCGGCGTTGCTACGTAGCCAGGCGGAAGCGGGCGAGCGCAAGATGGTGATCGACGACGACGACGGCAAGCCCTCGCACTCGCGGTTCTCGCCGCGTGTGCGCTATCGCGACGCGACCCTGATGGAGGTCCAGATCTTCTCCGGGCGTACCCATCAGATCCGGGTCCACGCGGCAGCGCTGGGCCACCCGGTGGTGGGCGACGATAAATACGGTGAGAAGGACCAGAACCGCCCGTTCCGCGAGCGCGGCCTCAAGCGCATGTTCCTGCATTCCCATCTGCTTGAGCTGCCGGCCGACGGTACCTTCCCCAAATTGCTGATCAGCAGTCCGCTGACCGCCGAGCTCAATGACGCCCTGAATGGCCTGCCCACCGCCGGGCCCCCGCGGGCAGGCCGACCCGGCCGGAGTCGTGGGCGCTAA
- a CDS encoding Rne/Rng family ribonuclease → MKRILINATQREELRVGIVDGQKLYDLDIETANREQKKGNIYKGRITRVEPSLEACFVEYGGERHGFLPMKEIAKNYFGEGDGPKDRLREGQELIVQVEKEERGNKGAALTTYISLAGRYLVLMPNNPKAGGVSRRAEGDEREDAKAALDALNLPDGMGLIIRSNGIGRTVEELQWDLDHRVAYWTAISEAASKKSAPFLIFQENNIILRALRDYLRPDINEVVIDNADIYEAAREQMQYSMPLDVAKLKLYTDDIPLFSRYQIESQIESAHEREVRLPSGGSIVIDRTEALTAIDINSAKATGGASIEETALNTNLEAADEIARQLRLRDLGGLVVIDFIDMNANRNQREVEKRLDAACEMDRARIQLGRISRFGLLELSRQRLRPSLGEHTQINCPRCEGRGQIRSIESMALSVLRLIEEEAMKDRTARVICQLPVDAGTYLLNEKRAAVREVEARCRVQITLVPNPSLQTPHYEIRRVRGDHLSQEDNAATSYFLARNFDTSVEKAEQTAPVRAAPQPAVQQIAPASPPPVVAVAPAAAPATTTAAPVVVLQPVKTDSIWKRLLRWLGIGGDSAVTALPAPASPPQDADDRPRRRGERGGRNRRGRGGDGRSRGAATGESTRKEGGSGNRGRGGRGSRNGERADGDRDAQKDSSADTNGGRSPRKSGEERAGGRRSDGEAKAGGRGSRTPDAATPRQAAPRPDRDATSTAAAAPASAPTHDVQDSDDAGTDGGGGRSLRGRRNRRGRGRGRGARGAGAAAGTIDAANQDANEALVGVDESPVTAVSLDTADAMLTPDLAAPRPAAVETQQSLALDVVTPQAEAPVPPVIPVATVTVDVSAAEDEMPWADGSPLDAPLQQPQADELTPTPAPVTTTGNSDDAQNPQEPTTLRNAEADADVPSDTAAIEPDETSADAPAPTQPVPSPTPVEVTATVADVDAPAEPAAPAPAPAEAPAVEVKAAAPVEAVAAPSPVEATPESPTPAPEAAPAPADSTVADDTPAPLFRAVAPAADYIKRFEKAGSAPPAEGDDGKAAATSNTDH, encoded by the coding sequence ATGAAACGTATTTTGATTAACGCCACCCAGCGTGAAGAGTTGCGGGTGGGCATTGTGGATGGCCAGAAGCTGTATGACCTGGACATCGAAACCGCCAACCGCGAGCAGAAGAAAGGCAACATCTACAAGGGCCGGATCACCCGAGTCGAACCCTCGCTGGAAGCCTGCTTTGTCGAATATGGCGGCGAACGCCACGGCTTCCTGCCGATGAAGGAAATCGCCAAGAACTACTTTGGCGAGGGCGACGGCCCCAAGGACCGCCTGCGCGAAGGCCAGGAGCTGATCGTCCAGGTCGAGAAGGAAGAGCGCGGCAACAAGGGTGCCGCCCTGACCACCTATATCAGCCTCGCCGGCCGCTATCTGGTGCTGATGCCGAACAATCCCAAGGCCGGTGGCGTGTCCCGCCGCGCCGAAGGCGACGAGCGCGAGGACGCCAAGGCGGCGCTCGATGCACTGAACCTGCCGGACGGCATGGGGCTGATCATCCGCTCCAACGGCATCGGCCGCACCGTCGAGGAACTGCAGTGGGACCTCGACCACCGGGTGGCCTACTGGACGGCCATTTCCGAAGCGGCGTCAAAGAAGTCGGCGCCCTTCCTGATCTTCCAGGAAAACAACATCATCCTGCGCGCCCTGCGCGATTACCTGCGGCCCGATATCAACGAAGTCGTCATCGACAATGCCGACATCTACGAGGCTGCGCGCGAGCAGATGCAGTACTCGATGCCGCTGGATGTGGCCAAGCTCAAGCTCTACACCGATGATATTCCCCTGTTCTCGCGCTACCAGATCGAGAGCCAGATCGAATCCGCGCATGAGCGTGAGGTGCGGTTGCCCTCCGGCGGCTCCATCGTCATCGACCGCACCGAAGCCCTGACCGCGATCGACATCAACTCGGCCAAGGCCACCGGTGGCGCCAGCATCGAGGAAACCGCGCTCAACACCAACCTGGAAGCGGCCGATGAGATTGCCCGGCAGCTTCGTCTGCGCGACCTCGGCGGCCTGGTGGTGATCGATTTCATCGACATGAACGCCAACCGCAACCAGCGCGAAGTCGAAAAGCGGCTCGACGCGGCCTGCGAAATGGACCGCGCCCGCATCCAGCTCGGCCGGATCTCCCGCTTCGGCCTGCTGGAACTGTCACGCCAGCGCTTGCGCCCCAGCCTCGGCGAGCACACCCAGATCAACTGCCCGCGCTGCGAAGGCCGCGGCCAGATCCGCAGTATCGAGTCGATGGCCCTGTCGGTTCTTCGCCTGATCGAAGAAGAGGCGATGAAGGATCGCACCGCCCGCGTCATCTGTCAGTTGCCGGTCGATGCCGGTACCTACCTGCTGAACGAGAAGCGCGCCGCCGTGCGCGAGGTCGAAGCCCGTTGCCGGGTGCAGATCACCCTGGTGCCGAACCCCAGCCTGCAGACGCCGCACTATGAGATCCGGCGTGTGCGGGGCGATCATCTGTCGCAGGAAGACAACGCTGCCACCAGCTACTTCCTGGCGCGCAACTTCGATACCTCGGTTGAAAAAGCGGAGCAGACCGCGCCGGTACGCGCGGCACCGCAACCCGCCGTGCAGCAGATCGCACCGGCTTCCCCGCCGCCTGTGGTGGCGGTCGCACCGGCTGCCGCACCCGCCACCACAACTGCGGCGCCGGTGGTGGTACTGCAACCGGTGAAGACCGACTCCATCTGGAAGCGTCTGCTGCGGTGGCTCGGCATCGGTGGCGATTCGGCGGTCACTGCCTTGCCGGCGCCGGCATCCCCCCCACAGGATGCCGATGATCGGCCGCGGCGGCGCGGCGAGCGCGGCGGACGCAACCGCCGCGGTCGCGGTGGTGACGGTCGCAGTCGTGGCGCCGCCACGGGCGAATCGACACGCAAGGAAGGGGGTAGCGGCAACCGTGGTCGCGGCGGGCGTGGTAGCCGCAACGGCGAGCGCGCTGATGGCGACCGCGATGCGCAGAAGGACAGCAGTGCCGACACCAACGGTGGGCGCAGCCCCCGCAAGAGTGGCGAAGAACGGGCCGGCGGACGCCGCAGCGATGGTGAAGCCAAGGCGGGTGGCCGCGGAAGCCGCACCCCGGACGCCGCTACGCCACGGCAGGCCGCGCCGCGGCCGGACCGCGATGCGACCAGCACCGCAGCCGCCGCTCCGGCATCTGCGCCGACCCACGACGTGCAGGACAGTGACGACGCCGGAACCGATGGTGGCGGCGGACGCAGTCTGCGCGGTCGTCGCAACCGCCGGGGTCGCGGTCGAGGTCGCGGCGCACGCGGCGCCGGTGCCGCCGCCGGCACCATCGACGCAGCCAACCAGGATGCCAACGAAGCGCTCGTCGGCGTTGATGAGTCGCCGGTAACGGCAGTCAGCCTCGATACAGCGGACGCGATGCTGACGCCGGATCTGGCAGCACCCCGCCCCGCGGCCGTCGAAACCCAGCAGTCGCTGGCACTCGACGTGGTCACGCCGCAGGCGGAAGCGCCGGTGCCGCCGGTCATTCCGGTGGCGACGGTGACGGTGGATGTGAGTGCCGCCGAAGACGAAATGCCATGGGCCGATGGCAGCCCACTGGATGCGCCGTTGCAGCAACCGCAGGCGGATGAGCTGACGCCGACGCCTGCCCCGGTCACCACCACCGGCAACAGCGACGACGCCCAGAACCCGCAGGAACCGACAACCCTGCGCAATGCCGAAGCCGACGCCGATGTGCCGTCGGACACGGCCGCGATCGAGCCGGATGAGACCTCCGCGGATGCGCCGGCGCCGACCCAACCGGTGCCGTCTCCGACGCCGGTGGAGGTCACCGCGACGGTGGCCGACGTCGATGCCCCGGCTGAACCTGCTGCGCCCGCACCCGCGCCGGCCGAAGCACCGGCCGTCGAGGTCAAGGCAGCGGCACCCGTGGAGGCTGTCGCCGCGCCAAGCCCGGTTGAGGCGACGCCGGAATCGCCGACTCCCGCACCGGAGGCAGCGCCGGCCCCCGCCGACAGCACTGTGGCCGACGACACACCCGCGCCCTTGTTCCGTGCCGTTGCGCCGGCCGCCGACTACATCAAACGCTTCGAGAAGGCCGGCAGTGCGCCGCCGGCCGAGGGCGACGATGGTAAAGCGGCTGCAACATCCAACACGGATCATTGA
- a CDS encoding UDP-glucose dehydrogenase family protein, whose amino-acid sequence MNVTIFGSGYVGLVTAACFADAGNDVVCVDIDADRVARLSQGEVPFYEPGLADLVKANHADGRLRFTTDAAEGIAHGDFQFIAVGTPPGEDGSADLQYVLAVARTIGTHMDGHRIVITKSTVPVGTCDKVRETITAVLAERGADIDFDVVSNPEFLKEGEAVADFTKPDRIIVGVDNDQAAERMRALYSPFSVNRDKLIVMDVRSSEMTKYAANAMLATKISFMNELSNIAVRLGADIEQVRMGIGSDPRIGYHFIYPGCGYGGSCFPKDVKALVYTAGEVGHPAELLRAVEAVNQRQKQVLFELLQQHFGTLSGRTVALWGLAFKPRTDDMREASSRVLMESLWAAGARVRAFDPVALEETRKLYGDRDDLVLCEHADEACEGADALAIVTEWKQFRSPNFARLAKLLNEPVIVDGRNLYEPDLMGTIGFSYYSIGREAIRASV is encoded by the coding sequence GTGAATGTGACGATCTTCGGATCAGGCTATGTCGGCCTGGTGACGGCGGCCTGTTTTGCCGATGCCGGCAACGATGTAGTCTGTGTCGATATCGACGCCGACCGCGTCGCCCGCCTGTCGCAGGGTGAGGTGCCGTTCTACGAGCCTGGGCTTGCCGATCTGGTCAAGGCCAATCATGCCGACGGCCGCCTGCGCTTCACCACTGACGCCGCAGAGGGTATCGCCCACGGCGACTTCCAGTTCATTGCGGTAGGCACGCCGCCAGGCGAAGACGGCTCGGCCGACCTGCAGTATGTCCTGGCAGTGGCCCGCACCATCGGCACCCACATGGACGGCCACCGGATTGTCATCACCAAGTCCACGGTGCCGGTCGGGACCTGTGACAAGGTTCGGGAAACGATCACCGCCGTGCTTGCCGAGCGCGGTGCCGATATCGACTTTGATGTGGTGTCCAACCCCGAATTCCTCAAGGAAGGGGAGGCGGTTGCCGACTTCACCAAGCCCGATCGCATCATCGTCGGCGTCGACAACGACCAAGCCGCTGAACGCATGCGGGCGCTTTACAGCCCCTTCAGCGTCAACCGCGACAAATTGATCGTCATGGATGTCCGCTCATCCGAGATGACCAAGTACGCTGCCAATGCGATGCTGGCGACCAAGATCAGCTTCATGAACGAGCTGTCCAACATCGCGGTCCGGCTTGGCGCGGATATCGAGCAGGTCCGCATGGGCATTGGCTCCGACCCGCGTATCGGATACCACTTCATCTATCCCGGTTGCGGCTATGGCGGCTCCTGCTTTCCCAAGGACGTCAAGGCACTGGTCTACACCGCCGGAGAAGTCGGCCATCCGGCGGAATTGTTGCGTGCAGTGGAAGCCGTCAACCAGCGGCAGAAACAGGTGCTGTTCGAGCTGCTGCAGCAGCACTTCGGCACCTTGTCGGGTCGCACGGTCGCCCTCTGGGGTCTGGCATTCAAGCCCCGCACCGACGACATGCGCGAGGCCAGCTCGAGAGTCCTGATGGAGTCGCTATGGGCCGCCGGTGCGCGCGTGCGCGCCTTTGACCCGGTGGCGCTGGAGGAAACCCGCAAGCTCTACGGCGATCGCGACGACCTGGTGCTGTGCGAGCATGCCGACGAAGCCTGTGAGGGGGCCGACGCGCTGGCCATCGTCACCGAATGGAAACAGTTCCGAAGCCCCAATTTCGCCCGCCTGGCAAAGCTACTGAACGAGCCGGTGATCGTCGATGGCCGCAACCTGTACGAGCCTGACCTGATGGGCACCATCGGCTTCTCGTACTACAGCATCGGTCGCGAGGCGATTCGCGCCAGCGTCTGA
- a CDS encoding efflux RND transporter periplasmic adaptor subunit encodes MHDTSSAEPRPASSVDLLPPPATRSRWWMWALAGIAIVLAAVYFTRSPPDVAPAAYRTVPLDRGTIEASVTATGTLSALVTVDVGSQVSGRIQALYADFNSTVKAGEPIAKIDPSLFEAAVERASANVAAAEANVRRAEVQAADARRQSQRAEELVGRGLIARSERDTTLATAEAAAADVIGARASVQQARASLREAEANLRYTDIVSPTDGVVISRSVNVGQTVAASLQAPVLFTIAQDLREMQVNTSVAEADIGRLRDGMSVVFTVDAYPGETFEGTVRQIRNAATVALNVVTYDAVIDVANPDLKLKPGMTANVRFIIDRRDDVLRVPTSALRFRPADVSAEAPGERGSALWVMRDGHAARIPVRTGLSDGLHTELVDPPLTPGDPVITGPAGDAGGDARDGGSRRFRVL; translated from the coding sequence ATGCACGATACCTCCAGCGCTGAGCCGCGTCCCGCCTCGTCAGTCGACCTCCTGCCCCCCCCCGCTACCCGCTCCCGCTGGTGGATGTGGGCACTGGCGGGCATTGCCATCGTATTGGCAGCGGTTTACTTCACGCGCAGCCCGCCGGATGTCGCGCCGGCTGCCTACCGGACCGTGCCGCTCGATCGCGGCACCATCGAGGCCAGCGTCACCGCCACCGGCACCCTGTCGGCACTGGTGACGGTCGATGTCGGCAGTCAGGTCAGCGGCCGTATCCAGGCCCTGTATGCCGACTTCAACAGCACGGTGAAGGCGGGCGAACCCATCGCCAAGATCGACCCGTCACTGTTCGAGGCTGCGGTCGAACGGGCCAGCGCCAATGTCGCCGCGGCAGAAGCCAATGTCCGCCGCGCTGAAGTGCAGGCCGCCGACGCCCGGCGCCAGTCACAACGCGCCGAAGAGCTGGTTGGCCGCGGCCTGATCGCCCGCAGCGAGCGGGACACCACCCTTGCCACGGCCGAAGCCGCTGCCGCCGACGTGATCGGCGCCCGTGCCAGCGTGCAGCAGGCGCGCGCCAGCCTGCGCGAGGCCGAAGCCAACCTGCGGTACACCGATATCGTGTCACCCACGGATGGCGTGGTGATCTCGCGCTCGGTCAATGTCGGTCAGACCGTTGCCGCCTCACTGCAGGCGCCGGTGCTGTTCACCATCGCCCAGGACCTGCGCGAGATGCAGGTCAACACCAGCGTCGCCGAGGCCGATATCGGCCGACTGCGCGATGGCATGTCGGTGGTCTTCACCGTCGATGCCTACCCCGGCGAGACGTTCGAGGGCACCGTCCGGCAGATTCGTAATGCCGCCACGGTGGCGCTCAACGTGGTCACCTACGACGCCGTGATCGACGTCGCCAACCCGGACCTCAAGCTGAAGCCGGGGATGACCGCCAATGTGCGCTTCATCATTGATCGTCGTGACGATGTCCTGCGGGTACCGACCAGTGCGCTGCGATTCCGCCCGGCAGATGTATCGGCGGAGGCGCCGGGCGAACGGGGTAGCGCCCTATGGGTGATGCGCGACGGACACGCTGCGCGCATCCCGGTCAGGACCGGCCTCAGCGATGGCCTGCACACCGAATTGGTGGATCCCCCCCTGACGCCGGGCGATCCCGTGATCACCGGCCCGGCCGGGGATGCTGGGGGCGACGCCCGGGATGGCGGGTCGCGCCGCTTTCGGGTGCTGTAG
- a CDS encoding ABC transporter ATP-binding protein: MALIALRQVHKRYQLGEVPVHALRGIDLTIDRGEFVAVMGTSGSGKSTLMNILGCLDTPSGGEYRLAGHDVSRLSRDQLARVRNRLLGFVFQSFNLLSRTSALDNVELPLLYANIPARERHARARAALERVGLGARLDHFPNQLSGGQQQRVAIARALVSEPQLILADEPTGNLDSETSRDIMQLLQTLGNSGITVVLVTHEPDIAQHAARVITLRDGQLRSDLRQTAVAA, from the coding sequence GTGGCGCTGATCGCACTGCGCCAGGTCCACAAGCGCTACCAGTTGGGCGAGGTCCCGGTGCACGCATTGCGCGGCATCGACCTCACCATCGACCGGGGTGAGTTCGTCGCGGTCATGGGCACCTCAGGCTCCGGCAAGTCGACGCTGATGAACATCCTCGGGTGCCTTGACACCCCCAGCGGGGGCGAATACCGCCTGGCCGGGCACGACGTGTCGAGGCTCAGTCGAGATCAACTGGCACGGGTTCGCAATCGGTTGCTGGGTTTCGTGTTCCAGAGCTTCAACCTGCTCAGCCGCACCTCGGCGCTCGACAATGTCGAACTGCCGCTGCTCTACGCCAACATACCGGCCCGCGAGCGCCACGCGCGGGCGCGGGCAGCCCTGGAGCGGGTCGGCCTGGGGGCCCGCCTCGACCACTTCCCCAACCAGCTTTCGGGCGGCCAGCAGCAGCGGGTCGCCATTGCCCGTGCCCTGGTCAGCGAACCGCAACTGATCCTGGCGGACGAACCCACCGGCAACCTCGACAGCGAAACCAGCCGCGACATCATGCAGTTGCTGCAGACCCTCGGGAACAGCGGCATCACCGTGGTGCTGGTGACCCACGAACCCGATATCGCCCAGCACGCGGCGCGGGTCATCACCCTGCGCGATGGTCAGCTCCGCAGTGACCTCCGCCAGACGGCGGTGGCGGCATGA
- a CDS encoding ABC transporter permease → MNPWFTFLIAVRALARNRLRAFLTALGIIIGVAAVIAMVSIGEGAKARVQETFASMGTHMLVVRSGSSRSGGVRGGAGSQPTLSWTDLEAIRSTLPSVRLAAPELRTSAEVIADSGNWTSTIHGVTPDYFDIRNWSLALGSPISESDVAGNAKVALLGQTVVRELYGEGVDPRGQIVRIRNAPFEVVGVLGAKGDSGWGGDNDDVVFVPVSSFQARIEGSLSTFIPGQIVLSAVSESATGLAEREVTALLRERHRIGPGKEDDFSVRNLGEIATASQESTQTLTALLASIAFVSLVVGGIGIMNIMLVSVTERTREIGVRMAVGARPRDILGQFLIESLTLALVGGLLGVGLGVLVAQQLAARFDWSLLIRVDIVLLSVGISGLIGVIFGLYPAHKASRLDPIDALRYE, encoded by the coding sequence ATGAATCCCTGGTTCACCTTCCTCATTGCGGTGCGGGCGCTGGCGCGCAATCGGCTGCGTGCGTTTCTGACCGCGCTCGGCATCATCATCGGGGTCGCGGCGGTGATCGCCATGGTGTCGATCGGCGAAGGCGCCAAGGCCCGCGTGCAGGAAACCTTCGCCTCCATGGGGACCCACATGCTGGTGGTGCGGTCCGGCTCCTCCCGCAGTGGCGGGGTACGCGGCGGCGCGGGCTCGCAGCCGACATTGAGCTGGACCGATCTCGAGGCCATCCGCAGCACGCTGCCCAGCGTCCGGCTGGCCGCCCCGGAGCTGCGCACCTCGGCCGAGGTGATCGCCGACAGTGGCAACTGGACCTCGACCATCCATGGCGTCACCCCGGACTATTTCGACATCCGCAACTGGTCACTGGCGCTGGGGAGCCCCATCAGCGAGTCTGACGTTGCCGGCAACGCCAAGGTGGCCCTGCTGGGCCAGACGGTGGTCCGTGAACTCTATGGCGAAGGCGTCGACCCGCGCGGGCAGATCGTCCGTATTCGCAACGCGCCCTTCGAAGTGGTGGGGGTCCTCGGCGCCAAGGGCGATTCCGGGTGGGGCGGCGACAACGATGACGTCGTGTTCGTCCCTGTCAGCAGCTTTCAGGCTCGCATCGAGGGCAGCCTGAGTACCTTCATTCCCGGACAGATCGTGCTCAGCGCAGTATCCGAATCCGCCACCGGGCTGGCCGAGCGGGAAGTGACCGCACTGCTGCGCGAGCGCCACCGGATCGGTCCGGGCAAGGAGGACGATTTCAGCGTCCGCAATCTCGGCGAGATCGCCACCGCCAGCCAGGAAAGCACCCAGACGCTGACGGCGCTGCTGGCCTCCATTGCCTTCGTCTCGCTGGTGGTCGGCGGTATCGGCATCATGAACATCATGCTGGTGTCGGTCACCGAGCGGACCCGCGAGATCGGCGTGCGCATGGCCGTAGGGGCGCGACCGCGCGACATCCTCGGCCAGTTTCTGATCGAATCGCTGACCCTGGCGCTGGTCGGAGGACTGCTCGGTGTCGGGCTGGGGGTGTTGGTGGCCCAGCAACTGGCGGCGCGCTTCGACTGGTCGCTGTTGATCCGGGTCGACATCGTCCTGCTGTCGGTGGGGATCAGCGGACTGATCGGCGTGATCTTCGGCCTCTACCCGGCCCACAAGGCCTCACGCCTCGACCCGATCGACGCCCTGCGTTACGAGTGA
- the kdsB gene encoding 3-deoxy-manno-octulosonate cytidylyltransferase produces MTTPFKVVIPARLGSTRLPGKVLRNLAGKPMVEHVWRAACGAGADEVIVATDDQRVADACAGFGAQVCMTRADHASGTDRLHEVATQRRWHHDTLLVNLQGDEPLMPPALLRQAAALLADDADADIATLAHPLHDDGEFADPNVVKVVQDLRGYALYFSRAPIPHRREGSPARPAALALRHIGLYAYRVGALARFAALPPAELETCEALEQLRALAHGLRIRLGVIETPPPRGVDTEADLAAVEARLSAAAHS; encoded by the coding sequence GTGACGACGCCGTTCAAGGTGGTGATACCGGCGCGCTTGGGCTCGACCCGTTTGCCCGGCAAGGTGCTCCGCAACCTCGCCGGCAAGCCGATGGTGGAGCACGTCTGGCGCGCCGCCTGTGGCGCCGGCGCCGACGAGGTGATCGTGGCCACCGATGATCAGCGGGTGGCCGATGCCTGCGCCGGATTTGGTGCGCAGGTCTGCATGACCCGCGCCGACCATGCGTCCGGTACTGACCGCCTGCACGAAGTGGCGACGCAACGTCGCTGGCACCACGACACGCTGCTGGTGAATCTGCAGGGCGACGAACCGCTGATGCCGCCGGCACTGCTGCGGCAGGCGGCGGCCCTGCTGGCCGATGACGCGGACGCCGACATCGCCACCCTGGCGCATCCGCTGCACGATGACGGCGAGTTCGCCGATCCCAATGTGGTCAAGGTGGTTCAGGATCTGCGTGGCTACGCCCTGTACTTCTCGCGGGCGCCGATCCCGCACCGGCGCGAGGGCTCGCCCGCGCGGCCGGCGGCTCTGGCACTGCGGCACATCGGTCTCTATGCCTATCGGGTGGGCGCGTTGGCACGCTTTGCAGCCCTGCCGCCTGCCGAACTCGAAACCTGTGAGGCACTGGAGCAGTTGCGGGCGCTGGCGCACGGCCTGCGCATTCGTCTCGGGGTGATCGAGACGCCACCGCCCCGTGGTGTCGATACCGAAGCCGACCTGGCGGCCGTCGAAGCCCGCCTGTCCGCAGCCGCTCACTCGTAA
- a CDS encoding Trm112 family protein — protein sequence MLDKRLLDLLVCPVTKGPLVWRPEVQELWCRSSRLAYPVRDGVPVMIEDEARTLSDSELDQLR from the coding sequence ATGCTCGATAAACGTCTGCTTGACCTGCTGGTCTGCCCGGTCACCAAGGGGCCGCTGGTGTGGCGTCCGGAGGTTCAGGAGCTGTGGTGCCGGTCGTCCCGTTTGGCTTACCCGGTGCGCGATGGCGTACCGGTGATGATCGAGGACGAGGCGCGGACGCTCAGCGACAGCGAGCTGGATCAGCTGCGGTGA
- the lpxK gene encoding tetraacyldisaccharide 4'-kinase, with protein MPLTKRLERRWYAARPPPLLLRPLAALYGAIADQRRRSAKPQRVPVPVVVVGNISVGGTGKTPVVIWLVEALRQQGWRPGVIARGYGGARHPHPRRVQADSAAAEVGDEPLLIHLQTGVPVMVGADRVAAAQALVATGGVDILVADDGLQHYRLGRDVELCVVDGVRGLGNGARLPAGPLREPATRLADVSHVLVNGGDWSPPGTPPWTRFTLQPGAPRHLAAMEAAEPLAAWAGRRVHAVAGIGRPARFFDTLEAAGMTVVPHPFPDHHAFVPDDLPPADPHCPVLMTEKDAVKCRHFGHAQLFALPVRVAMPEAALATVFRTLKESADAR; from the coding sequence ATGCCACTGACGAAGCGGCTTGAGCGGCGCTGGTATGCCGCCAGGCCGCCGCCGCTGTTGCTGCGGCCGCTGGCAGCGCTCTATGGGGCAATTGCTGATCAGCGCCGACGCAGTGCCAAACCGCAACGGGTGCCGGTGCCGGTGGTGGTGGTCGGGAACATCAGTGTTGGCGGGACCGGCAAAACACCCGTGGTGATCTGGCTGGTCGAGGCGCTACGACAGCAGGGGTGGCGACCCGGCGTCATCGCCCGCGGGTATGGCGGGGCTCGGCATCCTCATCCCCGTCGGGTGCAGGCCGATAGCGCCGCCGCCGAGGTTGGCGACGAACCCCTGCTGATCCACTTGCAAACCGGGGTACCTGTGATGGTTGGCGCCGACCGCGTGGCGGCCGCGCAAGCCCTGGTGGCGACCGGCGGCGTCGACATTCTGGTGGCGGACGACGGCCTGCAACACTATCGCCTGGGCCGGGATGTCGAGCTCTGCGTGGTCGACGGCGTGCGCGGGCTCGGTAATGGTGCCCGCTTGCCGGCCGGGCCGCTGCGGGAGCCGGCGACGCGGTTGGCGGACGTCAGCCATGTTCTGGTCAACGGTGGCGACTGGTCGCCGCCCGGAACCCCACCCTGGACCCGGTTCACGCTGCAGCCCGGCGCACCACGACACCTCGCGGCCATGGAGGCGGCGGAGCCACTGGCGGCTTGGGCCGGTCGACGGGTGCATGCGGTGGCCGGCATCGGCCGACCGGCCCGTTTCTTCGACACCCTCGAAGCAGCCGGGATGACAGTGGTGCCGCATCCCTTTCCCGATCATCATGCATTCGTGCCTGACGATTTGCCGCCCGCCGATCCGCACTGTCCGGTGTTGATGACCGAGAAGGATGCGGTGAAATGTCGGCACTTTGGCCATGCACAATTGTTTGCCCTGCCGGTGCGCGTGGCGATGCCCGAGGCCGCACTGGCAACCGTATTCAGGACACTCAAGGAATCTGCCGATGCTCGATAA